The Caldisericia bacterium genomic sequence ACTTTTGGAAGAGGCACAAAAGGAATTGATGTTGCTTCATTTATAATAAGAAGACTAAGAGAAAAAGGAATGTAAATTATTCTTCAATTACAACTACAGATACAACATAATCTCCATCATGAGATAAAGATATAAAAATTTTGCCTTTGGGTTTTATAATAATTGGTTTATCCATTTCATCTTTTAAAATTTCAATATCTTTGAAACTCTTAATTTTCAAATAATCTTTTCCTGCTTTTATAATTGCTTCTTTAAGAGAAAATCTACCTGCAAGATGAATATATTTTTCCCTATAACTTTCAAATAAATTTAATTCATTTTCAGTAAAAATTCTTTTCAATATCTCTCTATTATTTTCTACAATTTTTTTAAATCTTTTA encodes the following:
- the acpS gene encoding holo-ACP synthase, producing MIIGIGIDIVNIKRFKKIVENNREILKRIFTENELNLFESYREKYIHLAGRFSLKEAIIKAGKDYLKIKSFKDIEILKDEMDKPIIIKPKGKIFISLSHDGDYVVSVVVIEE